Below is a window of Acidobacteriota bacterium DNA.
CGACAGGCAATCCACACCAACACGGCTCAGGTTCCAGCGCATCTTTTACGGGCGTGTTTGTTGGAGTGCTGTCATCCGGCCCATAAACGACACTCATTGGTTGATGTGGGCACCAAGCGCCCTTCGTCGGGTTTTCCAGTTTGTCTAATCGTGCTTTGGTACTCATGCAACCCTCGCAAGAAACAGCGCGCACAACTGAGCGTCACTCAGGTTGGTTAGATTCATCCCGGGCACATAGGCAGGAACATCTTTAACCCTGCTGGCCAATGCTCGCGCTTGCTGCCAATCCGCTGGCGTGAATGCCTGGCCTAATCGCTTAAGCAACTCGGCATCGCTCAGGCTCGACAGATCGGCAGGGCAGACCTGCTGCTCGATTCGGTTCAATCTCGCCTTGATGTTTAACGCCATGCTGTTTTTCCTCGTGTGTCTTCCTGTGTTGCCAGTCGGCTTTCCAGTTTGCGCAACCGTTCCTCGACTTCCAGCACTTCGCGCGCCTTCAGGCTGAATTCCAGCACCGTTCGCGCGGCACTCACCGTTGCGCCGTGGTTCGCGTTCGGGTCAGCCATCACGTCACGCAACGTGCTAACCGCCTCGCCGCTGGCGGCCTGCAACGCCGTCAACGTGCTTTCGAGCAACTTGCCGCGCGCTTCCCGCTACCGCTCCGCAAAGACCGGCTCATTCAACCAGGCGAACAAAGTGCGTTCACCAATGCCGGTGACTTTGGCTGCATCGCGCAAGGTGGATTCGCGCAAGAGCGCCGCCAGCCCGCGTTCTTGCCGGGCTGTCAAAGCGGCGGATTGTCTGCCGTTTTCTGCCATAATCTGCAATCCTTTCAACTTCCCAGCTTGGCGCGCAGCTCATTCCAAGCGCGCCGTCGTTTCTTACCAGGCTTGCGCTTGCCCGCCGGTGTCGGATGGATGCGTAGCGGTGGATCCGGATGGCGACAATAGCCTTTGCCCAAACGATGAATGAACTTATACGCGGAACAAGTGCAGGTAGGTGCGGCGCGGCGTTTCTTGACCGGCGGATCGGTGCCGCGCTCAGCTTGTGTCCGCCGTTTCGTGTGCAGATGGCTGGCGCATTTCTGTTCGGGCGCATCCCAAACTGCATAACCTTTGCAGCGCGTGCCTGCCTTCGTCGTTTCCACGCAACGGCGTGCGGCTTCGTAGGTGGCTTCCGTTCCCGCTCCGCTTTGCAGATATGCTCGCAAGTCGGCAGTGAGTTCCGCGCGTTGGGTTGGTGTGAATTTGAACCGCATAGCAATTGGCAACGTCCAGTACGAACTTTATCGAACTTTGGCAAACCAGGTCTGAAGCATCGGGCCCGGTTCGAGAGCGGTTAATCGGAAAGGGAAGCACAGCGGCCGCCCTTTGTTTACCAGGTTGCAAATTTTGCGAAGCCTGTCGGGTGCGAACGTTCGCACTGGTCGCCGTTCGTTCGAGCCCCGTGACGGTGTACTTCGGCGCAAGCGCGCGGACTCGCTCGACGATCTGGCGGGCGGTCGCTTCGTCCACGCCACGCATCTCAATCCACGGCCAGTTCGACATCACTAGGTAAGCTTTCGGCCGCAAGCCTTCGACGAAGGCGCGCAGTTCACTCGCTTCGCCGTTGGTGAGTTGGCGGCCGCGCAGGTCAATCAAGATGTTCGTCTTTCATACCGCCTGATTCGCGGCTTTGGCCGCCTGGCGCCTCTCTTTGCGCTTTTGGGCAACCCTCAATTTCTTGGTCTTTTCGTCTTCGATCCGCCCTGCCTCGCGCTTGGCAACCAGCTCCGGTGACAGCGTCGGCATTGGATGATTCAAGCTCTGCACGAACAATCCGCACTTGCTGCAATGCCCAGCGCCACCTGCCAACAGGTGGGTCAGTCGAATCAAATGCGTGGGGCAAAGATGCTCTGCCATCGTGTCTGGTGTTTCGTTCATAAGTTCCAAATGAAAAGCGCCGACATCGAAGCCAGCGGGGCTATCCAAGCTGGTCAGCAATGTCGGCGCGACACTCTCGTAAGAGCCGAAGCCTTATGTAGTTGTTCACTGCATCAGTCGCAAGGCTGATGCAGCTTTCGCGTGCGCTCGGTGGCCAAACCAAGCGTCAATTCGACGGCTGTTAAATCAGCCAATAAACGCCGCCGAAGATCCAACAGGGAAGCGCGGTACCGCGCGGCCGCATTCATCTGCTCAGATGCCGGTTGTGCATCACGTTTGATGTGACGCGCTGTTCGTGCCGTTGTCGCTACGGATTCAGGTGTCTGTGTTCCCATAACAAGTATCTCGCCTAGTACTCCATCAAGCTGAAAATGAGGGATGTAGGGCGGGATTTAATCCCGCCCTACATCCCGGATGCGCTCTCAGCATCCATCACTTACAGCTTGATGGAGTACTAGAACGGAATCTCGTCATCATTGACGGGTGAATCGTTAAGCGGAGCTTGAGCCATCAGCGCCGCACGGGCCAACGCCTTGTTCGCGCCGGCGGGTTGCTTTTGCAGTGTTGCTGGTTCCGGCTGGTCGCTCTCGTCTCCGCCTTCGCCCTTCGTCCCCAGGAATTGAATATCTGAAGCCGTGACTTCCAACGACGTCCGGCGGTTGCCGTCGCGGTCGGTGTATTCGACCTGGCGCAAGCGGCCTTCGACGTAAACCTGCTTACCTTTGCTCAAATACTGGTTCGCGATTTCCGCTTGCCGGCCGCATCCGCTACCTGCAACCTACGGAGCTGCGGGCGCTGCGGGAAGAATGCTCCGCCTGGTTGCGCCCCATCGTGGCGCTCGCCTTCTGTACGGGGATGCGTCGCGGCGAGATTGTCGGCTTGCGCTGGCTCGATCTTGATTTGTTGAATCAGCGCATCCTATTGCCTCAGACGAAGAACGGCGAGGGCCGCATTGTGTATTTGAATCAATTGGCCATGACAGTGGTGACTTCCCTGCCCTGCCGGGATGCAGCCAACCCTACAGTCAAGCTCTTTAGCGAGATCACACCCGACCGGGTTACGGCGGGGTTTAGCAAGGTTTGCGGAAAGCTGAAGATCGAAGATTTTCGTTTCCACGATCTGCGCCACACCGCCGCGAGTTGGCTGCGGATGTCCGGTGCAGACATTCACACGGTTGCCCAGCTTCTCGGCCACAAGGACGGCTCGCTACCAACACTTGAGCCCGGGCTTTTTGGCGGAGGCGGTAGGCAAGCTGGACGGCGTTTTTGGGGAGTTTCGTTACCCAGACGTTACCAACGAAAAAGCACTTACCAGCGGAAACCCGGTAAGTGCTTTGGATTCTTGATAGCGCGTACGGGACTCGAACCCGTGCTCTCCGCCTTGAGAGGGCGGCGTGCTCTCCGCCTTGAGAGGGCGGCGTGTTAACCAGTTACACCAACGCGCCAAAGAACCGCCGTAAAACCGAGCGAATGTATAGCACCTCCCCGCTTTGTTTGGCAAGCATGCCGCCTGTTTGACGCTGTCGAAACAAAGGTGCTATAGAACCGCTTTCGTCAATACGGGCATTGCGCGCCTGCTGTCACCACATAAAGGAATTGATCCAAATGCCGCTTTCACTTGCTGACGCCATCAAACATCATCTGCTCACTCAAGTGCGCGAGCAGTTCAACCTGGAACTTGCAGACCTCGCCACCGAGATTCCGCCCAAGACTGAACTGGGTGATCTGGCCTTCCCGCTCGCCTTCGATTTAGCCAAACGCCTGAAAGCCGCCACCGGCGCGAAACAGAACCCGCGCGAATTGGCGGCCAAGCTGGCCGCAGGCTTGCGCGCCCTGCCCGGCGTCGCCCGCGTCGAAATCGCTGGCCCCGGCTATCTCAACGTCTTCATTGACCGCGCCCAGATGTTCAGCGAACTCGCGCTGCACAATCCGGAAGCTGACCTGCGCCACGCGCCCTCGGCCAAGATCATCGTCGAGCATACTTCAATCAATCCGAACAAGGCCGCGCATATCGGCCATGTGCGCAATGCGGTGCTTGGCGACACGACAGCGCGCATCTTGAAAGCCGTCGGCGAAACCGTCGAAGTACACAATTACATTGACAACACCGGCGTCCAGGTTGCCGACGTGGTAGTAGGCTTCATTCACCTCGAACAGAAATCGCTCGACCAGATTCGCGAGATTGCTGAGCGCACGCAGACCAAGCGTGAAGACAACTTTGATTATTACTGCTGGGATTTATACGCCCGCGTCGGCGGCTGGTACGAAGAAGACAAGACGCGGTTGCCAGTGCGCGCGCAAACGCTGCACGAGATCGAAGCGGGCAACAACGCGACGGCAGAGATCGGCGAATACATCTCGCACAAGATCGTCAATTGCCATTTGAATACGCTGGCGCGGCTCGACATCAGCTACGACCTGCTGGCGCGCGAGAGCGAGATTCTGCACCTGCATTTCTGGGCGCACGCCTTTGAGAAACTCAAAGCACGCGGCGTGATCGTGTTTGAAAACGAAGGCCGCAACAAAGGCTGCTGGGTGATGCGTGCCGAGGAGGACGGCGCGGCAGGGGGACGAGGCGAACCGGAAAGCGAGCACGACGCTGACAAGATCATCGTGCGCTCGAATGACACGGTGACTTACACGGGCAAAGACATCGCCTATCACTTGTGGAAGCTGGGCAAGCTCGGCTTGGATTTCAACTATCAGTTGTTGCGGCACGATCACCACGGACAGCCGGTCTGGATAACAACGGGCGGCACTGGCACGAGCGAACATCCACCTTTTGGCAATGGCACCGCCTTTCTCAACGTGATTGACGTAGGCCAGTCTTATCCGCAAGCCAACGTCAAACGCGCCGTTTTGCAGATGGCTGAATCCGAAGAGCAACGCGCCAAAGTCGCCCGCAGCGCTCATCTGGCTTATGAAAAAGTCACGCTCAGCGCCGACGCTGCGAAAGAACTCGGTGTGGATTCCGAAGGTTCCGTTTCGATGTCAGGCCGCAAAGGACTCGGCGTCAAAGCCGATGACCTGATTGATCGCCTGACCGCCAACGCGCTCAGCGAAGTGCAAGCGCGCCACGCCGACTTGTCCTTTGAAGCCCAACTCAAGATCGCACAGCAAATTGCCGTCGCCGCGCTGCGCTATTTCATTCTCAAATTCACGCGCACCTCGATCATCGCGTTTGATTTCACCGAAGCGCTCAAATTCCGCGGCGAGACCGGGCCGTATTTGCAATACACCGTGCGCCGTTTGAGCAACATCTTTAGCGAACTGGGCCGCCCGGCGGCGGTCGTGCAAGCCGAATTCAATCAACTCACGTCTGAAGAAATCGCCGCACCTTTCACGGGCGAAGCGGGCGATCTGCTTTGGTCGCTGGTCTATTTCGCCGCGCGCCTGGACGAAGTCGTGCAACAGGCGGCCACTTCCTTTGAGCCTACGTTGGTCGCCAAATACGCCTATCAACTGGCCGATCAATTCAACACGTTCTATCAAGACAAACGCTTTCACATCCTGAAAGAGCCGGACGAGAAACGAAAGGTCGTCTTGCTGATGGCCGCTGAAATCGTGCGCCGCAATCTGGCGGAGGCGCTGTCACTGTTGGGCATTGAAGTGCCGGAAAAGATGTAAGCAGGCACGCGCCTACTTACATCGTTCGGCCAACCATTTACAAGGGAGAGCAAAATGTCAGTAAAAACGATTGCGAAAGCCTTGGAAGAAGCGCTCTTGCACGACGGCCAAATGGCCCAGGCGCTGTATGAATTTGAATTTGAAGAAGAGTTGGACGACCTGAAAGCTTCGCTGCTCGAAGACGATGATGATTACCTGTTTTCCATCACCGAAAACAACGGCGACATCGCGATGGTCTTGCTCGAAAAAGCGGGCGACGTGCTGATCAACGAGCAGGCCCGCGAAAAGCTGAAAGAGTTCTGGCGCGACAATTACACCAAGAACATCGAGCTAATCATCCCCGATCTCGCAGAGCAATTGGACGCCGATGAACTGCCTATCACGGGTGTAAAGCTGGCGCGTTGAACCTGCGCCAACAGTACGGGGAGGGTGACCGACCTGAGCCTCGGTGGCGGACGTGCTGAATGCCGTCCGAGTAATTGTCGAGGCTCGGCCCACTCACGCTCCCCGTACTGTCCCCATTCCGACCCGCCTTCAAAGTTTGGAGAAGACTATGAATCGAATCCGCCGCAACTTCATCCTGCTCTTCACCCTGCTCATTGCCGCACCGCTCTTGGCGCAACAGGCCCAACCCGCGCGCCAGGCCGATGCCAGCGTACTCACGCTCGATACGATTTTCAGCTACAGCCCGCGTGGACTCGGCTGGCACCAATGGCAGGCGGATGGACGCGGTTACTTGATGCTGGAGCCTTCAGCAGCAGGCAAAGGCGGGATGGACATCACGCGTTATGACGCGACAACAGGCGCAAAGACGGTGCTCGTCTCGGCGGACAAACTCATTCCGCCCGGCGTGACTTCGCCACTCAATATCGAAGAGTTCACACTCAGCGACAACGGGCAGCGGCTGTTGATTTTCACCAACTCCGAACGTGTCTGGCGGTCGAATACGCGCGGCGATTATTGGGTTGTTGATCTGGCGAGCGCGAAGCTGCAAAAGCTGGGCGGCGCTGCAAAACCGTCTTCGCTGATGTTCGCCAAGTTCTCGCCCGATGCGACGCGCGTGGCGTATGTGCGCGAGAACAACATCTACGTCGAAAATCTCAGCGACGGGCGCATCACGCAACTGACTTCGGACGGCACGCAATACATCGTCAACGGCACCTTTGATTGGGTCTATGAAGAAGAACTCTTTTGCCGCGACGGCTTCCGCTGGTCGCCCGACGGTAAGCAGATCGCCTATTGGCAGCTTGATGCGAGCGGCGTCAAAGAGTTCAAGCTGATCAACAACACGGCTGAGCTTTATCCGAAGATCATCTCGTTTCCCTACCCCAAAGCTGGCGAAATGAATTCCGCCGCGCGCGTCGGCGTCGTCAATTCAAGCGGCGGAAAGACCCAATGGTTCGACGTGCCGGGTGATGCGCGCAACAACTATTTGCCGCGTATGGAATGGGCGGCGAATTCCAGCGAAGTCGTCATTCAACAGCTCAACCGGTTGCAAAATATCAACGTCGTGATGATCGGCGATGCGCGCACCGGCAAGGTACGTCAGATCATGACCGAGAAAGACGACGCCTGGGTAGACATCGCGTGGGGTTCGATTGGCTGGGACAAAACGGGCTTGGCCTTCGGCGATGCCGAATGGATTGATGGCGGCAAACGCTTCCTCTGGACGAGCGAACGCGACGGCTGGCGGCACATTTATTCCGTTTCGCGCGATGGCCACGACGTCAAATGCATCACGCCCGGCAATTACGATTTAATCAGCGTCGAACGCGCCGACACCGCTGGCGGCTGGTTGTATTTCTCAGCCTCGCCCGACAACGCGACGCAAAAATATCTCTATCGCGTCAAGCTCGACGGCAGCAGCGCCAACCCTGAACGCCTTTCGCCCGCCAATCAAGCGGGCACGCACAATTACGACATCGCGCCGCGCGGCGAATTGGCGATTCATACGTTCTCAAACGCGAACACAGTGCCGGTCACGGAAATCGTGCGCCTCGCACCACACACCAACGTGCGCACGCTTTACGACAACCGCGAATTGCAGGAACGGCTCGGCAAGCTCAAGCCTACGCCGCAAGAGTTTTTCAAAATAGACATCGGCGAAGGCGTACAACTGGACGGCTGGCTGATCAAGCCGCCCGATTTTGACGCATCGAAACGCTATCCGGTGCTCTTTTTCGTTTACGGCGAACCGTGGGGCCAAACCGTACTCGACCAATGGAGCGGCGGCCAGATGATGTGGCATCGCCTGCTGGCGCAGCAGGGTTATATCATCGCCAGCGTAGACAATCGTGGCACGCCAGCCCCGCGTGGCCGGGGCTGGCGCAAATCCATCTATCGCCAGATGGGCATCCGCAATTCCCTAGACCAAGCCAATGCCGCCCGCGCCATCGCCAAATGGCCTTTCGTAGACGCGACACGCATCGGCATCTGGGGCTGGAGCGGCGGCGGCTCTTCGACCTTGAACGCCATGTTCCGTTACCCCGACGTTTACCAAATGGGCATGTCGGTCGCGCCCGTGCCAGACATTCGCTATTACGATTCGATCTATCAGGAACGCTACTGCGGGCTGCCGCAAGAGCACCCCGACGAATACAAGCAAAGCTCGCCGCTGACGTTTGCGGGTCAGTTACAAGGCAACCTGCTGCTCGTCCACGGCACGGGCGACGACAACGTCCATTACCAAGGCAGCGAAGCCCTCATCAACGCCCTGATCACCGCCAACAAGCAATTCACGATGATGTCCTATCCCAACCGCTCGCACGGCATTTATGAAGGGCCGGGCACGACGCGG
It encodes the following:
- a CDS encoding single-stranded DNA-binding protein, whose product is MSKGKQVYVEGRLRQVEYTDRDGNRRTSLEVTASDIQFLGTKGEGGDESDQPEPATLQKQPAGANKALARAALMAQAPLNDSPVNDDEIPF
- the argS gene encoding arginine--tRNA ligase; translation: MPLSLADAIKHHLLTQVREQFNLELADLATEIPPKTELGDLAFPLAFDLAKRLKAATGAKQNPRELAAKLAAGLRALPGVARVEIAGPGYLNVFIDRAQMFSELALHNPEADLRHAPSAKIIVEHTSINPNKAAHIGHVRNAVLGDTTARILKAVGETVEVHNYIDNTGVQVADVVVGFIHLEQKSLDQIREIAERTQTKREDNFDYYCWDLYARVGGWYEEDKTRLPVRAQTLHEIEAGNNATAEIGEYISHKIVNCHLNTLARLDISYDLLARESEILHLHFWAHAFEKLKARGVIVFENEGRNKGCWVMRAEEDGAAGGRGEPESEHDADKIIVRSNDTVTYTGKDIAYHLWKLGKLGLDFNYQLLRHDHHGQPVWITTGGTGTSEHPPFGNGTAFLNVIDVGQSYPQANVKRAVLQMAESEEQRAKVARSAHLAYEKVTLSADAAKELGVDSEGSVSMSGRKGLGVKADDLIDRLTANALSEVQARHADLSFEAQLKIAQQIAVAALRYFILKFTRTSIIAFDFTEALKFRGETGPYLQYTVRRLSNIFSELGRPAAVVQAEFNQLTSEEIAAPFTGEAGDLLWSLVYFAARLDEVVQQAATSFEPTLVAKYAYQLADQFNTFYQDKRFHILKEPDEKRKVVLLMAAEIVRRNLAEALSLLGIEVPEKM
- a CDS encoding S9 family peptidase, yielding MNRIRRNFILLFTLLIAAPLLAQQAQPARQADASVLTLDTIFSYSPRGLGWHQWQADGRGYLMLEPSAAGKGGMDITRYDATTGAKTVLVSADKLIPPGVTSPLNIEEFTLSDNGQRLLIFTNSERVWRSNTRGDYWVVDLASAKLQKLGGAAKPSSLMFAKFSPDATRVAYVRENNIYVENLSDGRITQLTSDGTQYIVNGTFDWVYEEELFCRDGFRWSPDGKQIAYWQLDASGVKEFKLINNTAELYPKIISFPYPKAGEMNSAARVGVVNSSGGKTQWFDVPGDARNNYLPRMEWAANSSEVVIQQLNRLQNINVVMIGDARTGKVRQIMTEKDDAWVDIAWGSIGWDKTGLAFGDAEWIDGGKRFLWTSERDGWRHIYSVSRDGHDVKCITPGNYDLISVERADTAGGWLYFSASPDNATQKYLYRVKLDGSSANPERLSPANQAGTHNYDIAPRGELAIHTFSNANTVPVTEIVRLAPHTNVRTLYDNRELQERLGKLKPTPQEFFKIDIGEGVQLDGWLIKPPDFDASKRYPVLFFVYGEPWGQTVLDQWSGGQMMWHRLLAQQGYIIASVDNRGTPAPRGRGWRKSIYRQMGIRNSLDQANAARAIAKWPFVDATRIGIWGWSGGGSSTLNAMFRYPDVYQMGMSVAPVPDIRYYDSIYQERYCGLPQEHPDEYKQSSPLTFAGQLQGNLLLVHGTGDDNVHYQGSEALINALITANKQFTMMSYPNRSHGIYEGPGTTRHLYGLLTRYLNEKLPAGGR